The Thunnus maccoyii chromosome 12, fThuMac1.1, whole genome shotgun sequence genomic interval CCCTCAACTTTCCTTTTGAAAGttacttttcatgttttacttaCTATCTTTTCCTTATTCAGCATGTCAGTTGTTAGGTTTGATTTCCAGTAGTTTCAAGAATGCTTTCTGGTATTAAAGCATATGAAATGCAATTTGAACATACAGTACTAGTCaagagtttggacacaccttctaggaaagtgtgtccaaacttttgattggtaTTGTATATGAACCATTTTGCAGTTGGATCAGTAATATTTGATCATGCTGACTACTTCAGGATACTGTGAGAACTAAAGAAAGGATGAGGAATAAAAACAGTACACAGTAAATAGTGTGTCGGGGTGCACTGCTGATAGTCAGTTGTTGGCTTTTCTATTTGGCACAATTTAAAAGCAATGACAATTTACACCTTAATGTAAATTCAATTGTCATTTGTGATAAATCACTCATCAAGTTACTTTTGACTGAAAGTCAAGTTCTTCCAGCCAagctttgcacacacacacaggcaacgGTATCATAATCCAGGTGCCCGCTTAAATTTGACACTCACAAGCAGCTTTATTTCACTATTGTTAGCATTTTTCCTCATGAAAAGTGTCACCTTTCCATATTAAGGCTAGTTTTTTTGCATCTGAATAGCCTTTAAGTTGAAGTAAAGACTTCAGTATGGACCGGTTACCTCATCTACACAAACCCCCCCTTTAAGAGCAGCACCCTTTCCACATTGCTAACTCTCCAGCATCCCCAGTGAATTTCAGCAATCAATGACTGGACACTGCCACTTAGGTTATTCAAACCATTTATTAGAACTGTTCAGTGTTGTAGTAGGCCAAACTGAGGAGGGGGATACGGCATAAATGGAAATGGAACATGGACATGTGGGTGATCGTGCGGCAGCACCTGTGTCGGTTGAGGGTCAGTTTTCTGAGTTGTTGTGGTTGATGTTGGTGTCACTGGCTCAGGGGTTGTGTCTTGTGGAAAGGGTACAAGGTGCTGGtaaaagggaggaaagaaagacatttgTGGCGGAAACTGTGGTGACTGTGGTTTAGCCGCAGTCACTTGAGTAGTGAGTTTGGTGGTACTTGCTGGTTTGGCAGTCGTCGGCAGAGGCCCTGGAAAGGGCCATTGAAAGGGAGGGAAGACAGACATTTGTGGTGGAAACTGTGGTGACGGTGGTTTAGCCGCAGTCACTTGAGTAGTGAGTTTGGTGGTACTTGCTGGTTTGGCAGTCGTCGGCAGAGGCCCTGGAAAGGGCCATTGAAAGGGAGGGAAGACAGACATTTGTGGTGGAAACTGTGGTGACTGTGGTTTAGCCGCAGTCACTTGAGTAGTGAGTTTGGTGGTACTTGCTGGTTTGGCAGTCATCGGCAGAGGCCCTGGAAGGGGCCATTGAAAGGGAGGGAAGAAAACTGGTGGGTTGAAATAAGGGTACATTTGGTGAGGAACTGCGACTGCTGGCTTTGCAGTGGTAGTCGATTTAGGCGTAGTTGGTGCAGTTGTCGTGACtggaagagggggagagaagtAGGAATAAGGGAAGAAATTGGGAAATTGTGGAAATTTAGGCATTTCAGGTTTCTTGGTCATTGTAGGGTCTACCACTGAAGGGTACTGAGGATAAGGCATGTAGGGTGGAAAGAAATATGATGGGGGACTGGGCTCTTGAGGCGCCTGGGGCTCTTGAGGCGCCTGGGGCTCTTGAGGCGCCTGGGGCTCTTGAGGCGCCTGGGGCTCTTGAGGCGCCTGGGGCTCTTGAGGCGCCTGGGGGGAAGGATGTTGTGTGGCAGCAGTTGCAGGAGCAGTCGCTGCAGGTTTGGGGCACCTCAGAGAGACTGGAATTCCCTGCCAACGCATTGGCAGCACATAACTTCCACCctttggggagaaaaaaaaaaaaaaaaaaaaaaaacgtagtGTCAAACCAGTTAAAGGTTATACGACTGGAATGTGTAAGTAACATTCTGGTGTAGCAACATCTTGCATTtcaggaaatttaaaaaaaataaaaaatacctcTTGAACCATATTGCAGCCATCATAAGGAACCAACATGACAAGTGCAAGTGAGTTCCTCTGCATACTGTAGCCACAAGTTGAAGGGACCTGGGATAGGGGCATTGGAGGTGCATTCCCTGTGGGGAAAAGTTTCTCAAGTGTGACAATGCAAGTAATGGTGTGACTAGTGTGTCATTTTACAGATTGTGAAGGAACATGTCCATTCTTAAATTGTGTTTTGGCATGCCAGTAAGAAAAGTACaggtatttaaaataaataaaaattaactAAACGCCATTTAGCcacttcagtttcagggttATGTTATTGTGAGTACTGGCTCACTGTCACTctcatggcttactgggacacttaacACTATGGAGCCATCAGTCAAAATGTGTGCTGCAAAACAGGCCTCTAGTACACCTTATAGACCTTGTTACTTTACCTTGCTCCACTTTAAACTGTGATGCTCCTGGTCCCACCGCTCTGAACTTCATCTGGTCCCCACCACACTGCAGGGAAGATCCCATGCGCTTCCATAATGATTCTCTGGAACTGGCATCTTGTGTTTGGCCTTTAGACCAGCCTGATGagtaaaagtgaaattaaaagtgTGATTACTAAGTGTGAGTACTAAACACGGTTCAGTGTGGGAAATTTAGGAGATATGGTGCTGTAAACTGAGAACTTACATGTAGTTATCAAATTCACTCAatagatatattttaaaattggACTACACATGCAACTCAGGATATGCCAGTCACCCAGAATCACAAAAAAAGGACCACTTCATATAGTAACACTCTTTAGTTTCCTACCTGTAAAGTCTGCTTGATAAGCAGTTTCATCCTCCACAGAAGCATTTGAAGATGACTTGGTCTGGTCTATGACTTGAGACTCAAGGCTTGATCCTTTCTCAAACACTTTCCCGAACACAATTTTCCCCTCTTGGACACCTATCATTTTAGTGGCATCAGCTTCTTTTTGCCTGTCTGTTTTCCTCAATCGATAACAGTCTATCATCTGCGCTAAATAACATATCAGAATAACAGCTGTGGCCAAGTAAAAAGTAgcacttttcctttttcctttacGTATCATTCTGTTCTACCTGAGACTCCTGGAAATGTTCAGAGCTGAGAGTTGCTGCTTTGATGCAGTTATTTGTGTTGTAATGTTTCCTGTTGGCAGGTACAGCAGGTGCTGTATCAACCAATCAAAAGCTGAGGTAGGTAAGCTAATTGATTTTCCCTAATCATCATGCATTGGTTCCACCTGTGCAAGGTTTCCACAAGGTCAGGAGACAGCCGAGGAGACGAATTTAGCTTATGGCCTCCAATTGTTGATATACTGAAGGCTGCAAATTCTATTGtccaaattattttttcaaaactgAGCTTATTGTAGTAAGTAAGTAGTTAACGTCTTTTTCTTAAAACCCAATGTTCTGTTTAGGGTCCTTTAACAGCACAAAAACATTGCTATAGGCTTGATACTTCATAACTTTTCTTAATTTTGCAAGAATTGCATATAAACCTGATTTGGAACTGATGACATATATCCTAATTATGTAGGCTAACATACTGTACTTTTGTCTGTGAATGACTTTTTGGTAAGCAAAATTGACATGAATTTGTCAATACATGCATTTAaaattttttacatatttttagtAACCGTTCCTTATGCCACAACCTGGGCTTGTGCATGTTGTGTCATAAGGAAGGATTAATACTTttctaaatatttaatttagataagttcagatgaaaaaaaagaaaaaaattaatgcaaaaattgaaaatgaatttgtaattccgtttttgattatttttacataaacagGAGTGGAGTCTGTTGGACCCCCAGAGGAAGTAAAGCCAAAacactgaatatatatatatatatatatatatatatatatatatatcagtgtacATCGTGTATATCTAAACTCAACTGCACAACCTCTCTGCCACCCTATGGAGAAATAATGTTACAACATGTTGTCTCTGGACTTAAATGTGTAAAAGAGAGCACATTGCTTTAAAACAGACCCTGAAggctttgttgttttataaaattcaaatttcTTGGTTGAgcttcaaagttcattcttgacctgtGATAAAGATAATGTGATATGAGTCAAGGGCTCAAGAACAGCTACTAAACATACAATGAACCGagtttgttttgtcaactgcttACTTTGAAGCTCAACAAGCACTcagaagaaaatggaaatttgaacacttacaattccatgacaactggacAAACTATCTGCTGATGATGCTCCAGAACAGCCAGTGAATGGACCTTTaggtgagattattttgtccGTTTCTTGGTTGTATAAATTGTCTTTCATGTCTCCAAATTCACCTTAAAACATTCCTGATTTTTGGCATCCTGGTTTTCAAACATTCATGCTTAAAGAAATAGTTCTGAATAGCCAAGTTCACATAATGAGAGAATCTACTTTggatatattaaaaaataaatttagatTCAATCCaacaaaatctgattttttgtttgtttgtttgtttcaggatCTCCCTTTCTGCAGACCAGGTTAAGGGAGTTTACAGTCAACACTGTATCTAAAACTGTGTTTCATAATGCagtcagccagcagccagtATTAGGTAGGCTACTACATTTCCACATAGCTGAAGAAAACTATTTAATCTCCAAGGATACTGACAACACCAGCAAGTTGAAGCCTTGACAAATATTTGACTGGCACTGAGGTGAGTGTATACGTAACCTGCCATCTACTAATTCTGTTGCTACTTTTTGTGTGCTATTTTTACTGTATCCTACAATCAAAACTTAAAACTCAGAGAAGAACTCTCACATATATGCTTTTAACAGGTGTATTGCCTCTTCTTATTTTAAATAACGcattacttttgtttgtttttttttatgtcaaactggcctttctctgtctccttttctATCTGATAATTgtatattttagaaaatatacTTGAGTGTAGAGGCatgtgtgtgatagagagaaGATTGGGTTTATGTCACTTTTTCATTAAATGGCTTCCTAATCTATCCACTATAATCATTTCTTTTAACAGGAGAGAAGCTTTGCACAAGATGTGAATGCTGTTATTCTGTCCTGGGAGACAACTTCACACCTGCAGTCGGCAGGACATAGAAAAAGATGAGCTTTCCTTGTGAGTCTGCTGCatgcataaagaaaaaaataaatcattattcAGGCTTACTTCTTTTAGTGGGACTCAATTTAAGGATAATACAGTCACTTCTGTTTAAACATTAGGTGCCCCTGCTGCTTCATTAGATGTCAGTGAGTCACTCTGCGTCTTGGATGACCATGTAAGGCAGATCCAGTAtcagaaattaaataaatctattttcCTTTTCACCCATGTTTTAATGAAGAAACACTGATCttattaatgaatcatttactttatttgatgtgtatttttatcTGAGACTGGTAAGAGGATACATGAAGGATGTCCACAGTCTGTCAGTGACCCACCCACCCATTGTATCGGAGCAGCAGGAGTCCTGAGGTACAATCGGGAGTCTGACAACCACAGGCTAAACTTAACAACCATTCCTCCAGCGGTACTAAGATCAAATGTCTACTTATTGTTATCCACAGCAATATTGATTTGCAATTTATTACTAATTAGCTGACTTTAAAACTGTCTTGCCCAGTCCC includes:
- the LOC121908047 gene encoding proteoglycan 4-like, with amino-acid sequence MIRKGKRKSATFYLATAVILICYLAQMIDCYRLRKTDRQKEADATKMIGVQEGKIVFGKVFEKGSSLESQVIDQTKSSSNASVEDETAYQADFTGWSKGQTQDASSRESLWKRMGSSLQCGGDQMKFRAVGPGASQFKVEQGNAPPMPLSQVPSTCGYSMQRNSLALVMLVPYDGCNMVQEGGSYVLPMRWQGIPVSLRCPKPAATAPATAATQHPSPQAPQEPQAPQEPQAPQEPQAPQEPQAPQEPQAPQEPSPPSYFFPPYMPYPQYPSVVDPTMTKKPEMPKFPQFPNFFPYSYFSPPLPVTTTAPTTPKSTTTAKPAVAVPHQMYPYFNPPVFFPPFQWPLPGPLPMTAKPASTTKLTTQVTAAKPQSPQFPPQMSVFPPFQWPFPGPLPTTAKPASTTKLTTQVTAAKPPSPQFPPQMSVFPPFQWPFPGPLPTTAKPASTTKLTTQVTAAKPQSPQFPPQMSFFPPFYQHLVPFPQDTTPEPVTPTSTTTTQKTDPQPTQVLPHDHPHVHVPFPFMPYPPPQFGLLQH